CCCCATTGATGGTTCTTATACGGTAGAGAATACCACTGCCGGGGCCGGCGCAACCTGGTGGAGCACTACCGATCATACCGGCAACACCGGCGGCTACATGATGGTAGTTAACGCCAGCCTTTCAACAACAGACTATTTTTATAAAAGCACCATTACCGGCTTGTGCCCCGGTACCACTTATGAGTTTAAAGCCTGGGTGGTTAACTTGTTACGCTCGCGTGATATCAGTCCGCCCGATATTACTTTTTTGATTGAAAAACCAGATGGTACGGTAATTAAAAGCCTTAACACGGGGTCTATACCGCTCACTACCGATGGCCCGCACTGGGTCCCCGAAGGCATGCTGTTTACCACGCCGGCCGGCGTGTCTGACATTGTGATCAGGATGCGTAACAACAGCTCGGGCGGAGCCCCGGCCAATGACCTGGCGCTTGATGATATCACCTTCCGTCCCTGCGGCCCAATTATTACGTCCACTTTTGGAGCAACCAGCACAACTGCGTTGACGGGCTGTGCGGGCACCAATCAAACCTATACGTTAAAAGGCGATCCGTCATCGGGCTATACCAATCCCGCGTATCAATGGCAGGTGCTCAATGCTGCCAGTGGCTGGACCGATATTCCCGGCGCTACTTCAACCACCTATACGCTTAATTTTGCGCCAGCGGTAGCAGGCACCTATCAATATAGATTGGTAAGTGCAGAGGCCGATAAGATAGGTTCGGTTAATTGCCAGGTAGTATCCAACGTGCTGACGCTAACTATTAACAGTAGTGTGGCTACTGCGCCCACGGTTAATAGTCCGGTTTGTTATGGCGGTACCATTAATTTAAATGCAGTATCTGCGGATAACTATGAGTGGACGGGGCCCAATGGGTTCACGTCCAGCCAACAATCGCCGGCCATTACTAATGCCACCACGGCTAACTCGGGTACCTATCATTTAAAGACCACAAAAAATACTTGCGAGGCTAGTTTTGATGTGCCGGTAACAGTTAATCCACAGGTGGTTGCCACCGCATCAGCCGCTGCAACAACCATTTGTCAGGGCGATCAAACCACACTGTCGGCAACCGGGGGTGGCAGTTATAGCTGGTCGCCTGCTACGGGCTTGTCAAATGCCAATGTGGCTAATCCGGTGGCTACTCCGGCGCAAACCACTACTTATACGGTTACCGTTACCAATGGCAGTTGCAGCAATACGGCCAGTGCTACCATAAATGTGATCCCCAAACCTACGGTGGATGCGGGTGCGGATAAGAAGATCACCCAGGGGCAAAGCGTTACGCTGGATGGTAAGGCCACTTACGCAACCTATTACTGGACGCCCGCTGATTACCTGAGCAATGCTAATATTTTAAACCCGATAGCCACGCCACCATCAGATATTACCTATACCCTGCACGCCGTCCCGGTAAATGGCTGTGGAACGGAGATTACAGACAATGTTTTTGTGCGCGTGTATACCAAAGTAACCATCCCCAATACTTTTACGCCTAATGGCGATGGTAAGCACGATATCTGGGATATTGAAGGGCTGATTACTTACCCCACTTCAACCACGCAGGTGTTTAACCGCTACGGGAAAGTGGTTTTTGCCAGCACCGGCTACGCCCAACCCTGGGATGGCCGCATGAACGGTGAGAACGTGCCCGAGGGAACTTATTACTACAAGATTGATTTGAAGAACGGTAATGTGTTTGCCGGATGGGTGGCGATTGTGCGGTGATATGCGATAGACGTAGCAATTTTTGTCATTGCGAGGAACGAAGCAATCTCGTCGCATGCAATAGTCCTGCGACGAGATTGCTTCGCGCTCCATCCGTGCCCACAGCCCTGCTCGCAATGACATGAGGGTATGTCCTAAAAAATCTCTTTCAGATATCGATCCATCCGATCCAGGTCGATGGCATCGTTCAGATAGCCGATGTGCATATCGGGCCGGATTAACATCGATTTATGCTGCCCTTTGTTGATCTCAAAAGCATCAAACACCTGCTGGTTTTTTTCTGATGGCGGGAGGTAGTAAAAATTGATCAGTCCGGTATAATGCTGGGTGAGCCATTTGGCCACTATAAACAATTCTTCTTCTATCACCTTGCCCATTAGTATTAGAGTGAAGCCGGGTTTGGCGCACCATTCATGCAGATCGGTAGTGATTTGTTTCTTTTCGTCGTAGATGGAAAGACAAGGCAGCCTGTCGCCTGCTTTAATGCTTTTGGCGTGACTAAGGTGCAGGCTGAGTTTGCTGTCGCGATAGTTGATGCCTGTTTGCGATACCGTTTTGAAGAATAGTTTTCTTACGCCGCCTTTATCCCAAACGTAATTCAGCAGCCTGATCATTACATGTTTCTTAAAGAAGCGCGATAGCGGATTACTGGACATAGCAAACTTGAACACCCTATCAGTAGAGTTAAGCAGCCTTTTGGCCACGGGCATGCGTTCATCTGCATAGCTGTCCAATACGCGCGGTTTAGATTGGCCATTCACTACACCGGCCAGTTTCCAGGCCAGGTTATAGGCATCCTGTAAACCGGTATTCATTCCCTGTCCACCCACGGGCGAGTGGATGTGTGCCGCATCTCCAATCAGAAAGCATCGGCCTGATCTGAAATGCTCGGCCATGCGGTGATGTAGTTTGTAAGTGTCAATCCACCGGCAATCTGTAACTTCGAATGCCTGGCCTGTAATCTGCTTCAGCCAAGGCGTAACTTCTTCCAGAGAAAGCTCGTCCTCTCTATCTTGATATTGTTTAGGCAGACTGCCAACTATGCGGAAGTAATCAGGGTCGCCTGGTAAGGGGAAAAATCCAGCCAGGCCTTTGTCTGACAGGAATAATCGCACCAGATCACTATCAAAATGGATATTCAGTTTGCCGTCAATCAGGTAGAACAGGTTTTTATAAGTATCGCCGCCAAAGGAAATATTTAGTTGCTTGCGTACCGGACTGCGTGCACCGTCGGCAGCAACCACCCAGTCGGCAGTGATGGTTTGAGATTCTCCATCGGCCTCAAGAACAACGGTGGCCTGCTCCCGGGTCTGACTAATAGACTCGAAAGTAGTGTTCCAATAAACTGGGCAACAGTTTTGGGTCAGATAATCTAACAACGCCCGTTCATTGCGCGATTGCGGATACATCAGCACATAGGGATACGGCGTATCGGCACCCTCAACCTGGTCTAATCTTACCTGAGCGCGCGGTTCTCCATAAAGGCAAATCTCTACGCCCATGGCCGGCCGACCCTCTTGCTTTACTTTGTCGGCGATGCCCATCTGCCGGTAAATTTCCATGGAACGGGCTTGCACAGCCAGCGCTTTAGAGTGGGTGGTTGGTCCCTGCTTGCTATCAATAATTAGGGGTTGGATGCCGTAACGCAGCAACTGTGCGGCCATCATTAACCCCGACGGCCCCGCGCCAATAATGAGTACCTGTGTATGTTGCGCGGTGATCTTCATAACTATTTCAGGAACAGAAGATGAGGAATATGGTTGGCTTTTTATGCAAATCTGGCAGTTGTTTTTTCCAGGCTGCTATGGTTTGGGTTTGTACCATTTCGTCGGCCGCGGTCAGGTTGCAGGCAATGCACAAACGGGTTGCCGGCTTGAGGCTGCGCAAAATTTCTTCCAGCAGTTGATTGTTGCGGAAAGGAGTTTCAATAAAAAGCTGTGTTTGTTTAAAACGCTCTGCCTGGCCTTCCAGGTCTTTCAGTCGCTTGGCGCGCTGCACTTTATCTATCGGCAGGTAGCCATGAAAAGTAAAGCTCTGGCCGTTAAAGCCTGACGCCATCAGCGCCAGCAAAATAGAACTTGGGCCAACCAGTGGCACCACTTTAATATTACGTCGATGCGCTTCGGCTACAATATCTGCACCCGGATCGGCCACGCCGGGGCAGCCGGCTTCGCTCATCAGGCCAACATCTTTGCCGACCACCAATCCGCTGAAAAAGTCGCCTAAGCCTTTATCGCGTTGATGTTTGCCGTAGTCGTGAATGGTAAGTTCACTTTGCGGAATCTTCAACCCGGCCTCTTTCAGAAAGCGGCGGGCGGTTTTCTCATTCTCTACAATATACTCACTTAGCTGATTGATGGTATCAACCAGGTAGGGCGTAAAAGATTTGCGCGCAGCATCGTCGGCTAGGGGGACGGGAATGAGGTATAAAGTTCCAGGCATAAACCCCTCCTAAATCCTCCCCGAGGGGGAGGACTTTCCTTTTAATGAGTGAATATTTTGTGTTGATGCCATCGACTTGCTGTATTTTAAAGCCCTCTCCTTTGGGGAGGGTTGGGAGGGGTAGTTATTTCAATTTCTCCAGCGCAGCTTTAATTCTGCCCGGTACTTCTTTAATATCGTCCAGCGAGGTAGCGCCTACCGATGCCCTGAACCAGCAAACGTCATGACCGGTACCAAAGGCCGAGAATGGCACCAGGGCCACTTTGGCTTCTTTGATGAGGTAGAAGTTTACATCGGTCGAGTCTTTCAGTAAATCACCTTCTGGTGTGGTTTTGCCCACGTAATCAACTTTAATGGTTAAATAGATGGCACCCATTGGTTCGATAGAATCAACCTGAAGGCCGTCGGCTTTCATTTGTTGAAAACCTTCGTGCAGTACCGTCAGGCTGTCTTGTACTTTGGCTTTCAGGTCCTCTAAGTATTCGTTTACCTGGTCGTCATGTTTTAAAAACTCGGCCATGGCCACCTGCTCTGGTTTTGGCGCCCAGGCACCCATGTGGCCCACAATGGCCTTCATGTTTTCAATAATATGGGCCGGACCGAAGCCCCAGCCCACACGCACGCCGGTAGCGGCAAAGCATTTAGAGCTGCCATCAACAAAAATGGTAACATCTTTAAGTTGCGGGCGCAGGGTTACCGGGTTGAAGTGCTCGTGGCTGCCAAAGGTTAGTTGCGAGTAGATTTGATCGTACAGCAGGTACAGCGGTTTCTCGCCCGCGGCACGGGTTTTGTTTTCGGCAATTACCAGGTCGCAAATTTCTTCCAGGTCTTTCTTTTTGAACATGGTGCCTGTCGGGTTCAGCGGCGAGCACAGGGCCAGCAGCGTAGCACCTTTCAGGTGCGGACGCAGTTCATCCGCCGTAGGCATAAAATTATTTTCGGGCCTGGTTTGCACCATCACTGCGTTGGCGCTGGTTAAATCTGAGTAGTGGTTGTTGTTCCATGACGGACCAGGGAAAACCACTTTATCGCCCGGATCTACAATGGCCAGAAAGGTAGAGTAAATCAGCGGACGTGAACCGCCAGAGATCAGAATCTGATTAGCCGGATACTCCAAGCCCATGCGCTCATTTAAAAAAGCAGAAACGCTTTGACGCAAAATCAGCTCGCCATCTGCAGACGGGTAGTTGGTTTGGTTGTGGGCATAAGCATCAACAATACCTGCCTTTAATGGTGCTGGGATGGGGTACAGGTTAGAATTAAAATCGCCAATGGTGAGGTTGGCAATGTTTTGTCCTTGTTTTTTCAGCTCGTTAATCTCGCCGGCTATTTTAATGATCTCAGAGCCGCTAAGGTTCTGAGCCAGTTTAGATATACTCATTTTATTTTTATAGGCTGTTTATACCAGGCAAATATAGCGTTACCGCCTGTAACACACCGGGCGTGGGTTAACTTTTTTCTGTTTTTACATTGCGGTGCCATATTGGCAAAACGCTTGGACTTTAATAGTTTGAGTTGTTTTATTATCTTTGCAGCTGCATTAAACGCCGTTTGCAGCGGTATCAATGAATTTATGAGCAAGTATCAAACCCTGTTGTATTACTGCTATACAACCATCCAGAACGCGGAGCAATTTGCCGCAGATCACCTTAAATTTTGTAAAAGCATTGGCTTAACCGGCAGGATCATTGTTGCCGATGAAGGCCTGAACGGTACCGTTTCCGGCGCACCCGAAGCTTGTCAGGCTTATATGGATGCCGTAATGGCCGACGAGCGTTTTGCCAAAACCGAGTTTAAGATTGATAACGTTGACGAGCCTTCATTTGTGAAAATGCACGTGCGTTATAAATCAGAGATCGTACACTCTGGCTTGCGTGATCCGCAGATCATCAACCCGAACATCCGTACCGGGAAACATCTGGAGCCGGTAGACTTTCTGGCGATGAAAGACCGTGATGATGTGGTGATACTGGATGTGCGTTCTAACTATGAGCACTCTTTAGGCAAATTCAAGAATGCCATTACGCTGGATATTGAGAACTTCCGCGATTTTCCGGACAAGATCAATGAGCTGGCTCAGTATAAAGACAAAAAAATCCTGACCTATTGCACCGGCGGTATTAAATGCGAGAAAGCATCGGCCTTGTTGTTGCAAGAAGGTTTTGAAGATGTATACCAGCTGCACGGCGGTATCATTAAATACGGCAAAGAAGCCGGTGGCGAAGATTTTGAGGGTAAATGCTACGTGTTTGATAATCGCTTAGCGGTAGACGTAAACTCGGTAAACCCGGTAACTATCTCAACCTGTCGTAACTGCGGTAAAACCACCGACAAGATGATAAACTGCGCTAATCCGGAGTGCAACGAACACTTTACCCAGTGCGAAGAGTGCGGCACCCAAATGGAAGGCTGCTGCAGCGCCGAGTGCCAAACCCACCCGCGCAAGCGTGTGTATGACGGTACCGGCTACTATGTAAAAGTGCCGCAACCAGTGAATGTGAAGAAGGTTAAGGTTGCAGAAGCTTAATCTGCTGCAAGTGATAGTATAAAGAAGCGCCGTTGGATTCCAGCGACGCTTTTGTTTTTATAAGTCATCCCGAACTTGTTTCGGGACCCCACTGGACAGTTTAGCACGCTTGCTAAGCGTATGGGGTGCCAAAACAAGTTCGGCATGACCTGCATAATCAAGTAACCATCCCAGTCACCAACATCCCTGTTTTAAATCAAAACAAATACCTAACTTGCCATTATGTCATTTTAAAACGTGTTTTGTAACATCGGTATGGCATTTGACATCTAACACCTAAATTAATCAACATAGAAAAATGAAAAACTTACTGATAGTAATTGGCATTGTTGTAGTTATTGCTTTAATGGGCGGTTGCTCATATAACGGCATGGTACAGAAAGACGAGACCGTGAAAAGCAAATGGGGCGAAGTACAAACCCAGTACCAGCGCCGTGCAGATCTGATCCCGAACCTGGTAGCTACCGTTAAAGGCGAAGCCAAGTTTGAGCAAGGTACGCTGACTGCCGTTACCGAGGCTCGTGCTAAGGCAACTTCTATCCAGGTTGATCCGAACAAGCTGACTCCTGAAAACGTTGCCAAATACCAGGCTGCACAAGGTCAGCTGAGCGCTGCTTTGGGCCGATTGATAGTTGCATCAGAACGCTATCCGGATCTTAAAGCTAACGACAGCTTTAAACAATTAAGCGCCCAACTGGAAGGTACTGAAAATCGTATTGGCATGGCCCGTAAAGATTTTAACGATGCCGTGCAAGATTATAACAGCAAGATCCGTGCGTTTCCGGCTAACATTGTGGCAGGTATAGCCGGCTTTAAAGAGAAAGGCTATTTTGCTGCCGAAGCCGGCTCTGACAAAGCGCCGAAAGTAGAATTTTAATAGCTAATGAGTGGATGAGTGAAGGATTGAATGAGTGATATTTAAGATTATTCGCTTCTTCAACCCTTCACTCATTCAAAATTCAATCCTTCACTCATTCAAAAAAGATGGCCCGATTTACCGAAGAAGAGCAATTGCA
This region of Mucilaginibacter yixingensis genomic DNA includes:
- a CDS encoding pyridoxal phosphate-dependent aminotransferase; its protein translation is MSISKLAQNLSGSEIIKIAGEINELKKQGQNIANLTIGDFNSNLYPIPAPLKAGIVDAYAHNQTNYPSADGELILRQSVSAFLNERMGLEYPANQILISGGSRPLIYSTFLAIVDPGDKVVFPGPSWNNNHYSDLTSANAVMVQTRPENNFMPTADELRPHLKGATLLALCSPLNPTGTMFKKKDLEEICDLVIAENKTRAAGEKPLYLLYDQIYSQLTFGSHEHFNPVTLRPQLKDVTIFVDGSSKCFAATGVRVGWGFGPAHIIENMKAIVGHMGAWAPKPEQVAMAEFLKHDDQVNEYLEDLKAKVQDSLTVLHEGFQQMKADGLQVDSIEPMGAIYLTIKVDYVGKTTPEGDLLKDSTDVNFYLIKEAKVALVPFSAFGTGHDVCWFRASVGATSLDDIKEVPGRIKAALEKLK
- a CDS encoding FAD-dependent monooxygenase, translated to MKITAQHTQVLIIGAGPSGLMMAAQLLRYGIQPLIIDSKQGPTTHSKALAVQARSMEIYRQMGIADKVKQEGRPAMGVEICLYGEPRAQVRLDQVEGADTPYPYVLMYPQSRNERALLDYLTQNCCPVYWNTTFESISQTREQATVVLEADGESQTITADWVVAADGARSPVRKQLNISFGGDTYKNLFYLIDGKLNIHFDSDLVRLFLSDKGLAGFFPLPGDPDYFRIVGSLPKQYQDREDELSLEEVTPWLKQITGQAFEVTDCRWIDTYKLHHRMAEHFRSGRCFLIGDAAHIHSPVGGQGMNTGLQDAYNLAWKLAGVVNGQSKPRVLDSYADERMPVAKRLLNSTDRVFKFAMSSNPLSRFFKKHVMIRLLNYVWDKGGVRKLFFKTVSQTGINYRDSKLSLHLSHAKSIKAGDRLPCLSIYDEKKQITTDLHEWCAKPGFTLILMGKVIEEELFIVAKWLTQHYTGLINFYYLPPSEKNQQVFDAFEINKGQHKSMLIRPDMHIGYLNDAIDLDRMDRYLKEIF
- a CDS encoding rhodanese-related sulfurtransferase, encoding MSKYQTLLYYCYTTIQNAEQFAADHLKFCKSIGLTGRIIVADEGLNGTVSGAPEACQAYMDAVMADERFAKTEFKIDNVDEPSFVKMHVRYKSEIVHSGLRDPQIINPNIRTGKHLEPVDFLAMKDRDDVVILDVRSNYEHSLGKFKNAITLDIENFRDFPDKINELAQYKDKKILTYCTGGIKCEKASALLLQEGFEDVYQLHGGIIKYGKEAGGEDFEGKCYVFDNRLAVDVNSVNPVTISTCRNCGKTTDKMINCANPECNEHFTQCEECGTQMEGCCSAECQTHPRKRVYDGTGYYVKVPQPVNVKKVKVAEA
- a CDS encoding LemA family protein — protein: MKNLLIVIGIVVVIALMGGCSYNGMVQKDETVKSKWGEVQTQYQRRADLIPNLVATVKGEAKFEQGTLTAVTEARAKATSIQVDPNKLTPENVAKYQAAQGQLSAALGRLIVASERYPDLKANDSFKQLSAQLEGTENRIGMARKDFNDAVQDYNSKIRAFPANIVAGIAGFKEKGYFAAEAGSDKAPKVEF
- a CDS encoding gliding motility-associated C-terminal domain-containing protein, translated to MLRKCCLLMGLMLGSKLAMAQLCTGSLGDPVVNITFGSGTSTHAAALGSDFTSYTYSSADFPIDGSYTVENTTAGAGATWWSTTDHTGNTGGYMMVVNASLSTTDYFYKSTITGLCPGTTYEFKAWVVNLLRSRDISPPDITFLIEKPDGTVIKSLNTGSIPLTTDGPHWVPEGMLFTTPAGVSDIVIRMRNNSSGGAPANDLALDDITFRPCGPIITSTFGATSTTALTGCAGTNQTYTLKGDPSSGYTNPAYQWQVLNAASGWTDIPGATSTTYTLNFAPAVAGTYQYRLVSAEADKIGSVNCQVVSNVLTLTINSSVATAPTVNSPVCYGGTINLNAVSADNYEWTGPNGFTSSQQSPAITNATTANSGTYHLKTTKNTCEASFDVPVTVNPQVVATASAAATTICQGDQTTLSATGGGSYSWSPATGLSNANVANPVATPAQTTTYTVTVTNGSCSNTASATINVIPKPTVDAGADKKITQGQSVTLDGKATYATYYWTPADYLSNANILNPIATPPSDITYTLHAVPVNGCGTEITDNVFVRVYTKVTIPNTFTPNGDGKHDIWDIEGLITYPTSTTQVFNRYGKVVFASTGYAQPWDGRMNGENVPEGTYYYKIDLKNGNVFAGWVAIVR
- a CDS encoding SAM-dependent methyltransferase, whose translation is MPGTLYLIPVPLADDAARKSFTPYLVDTINQLSEYIVENEKTARRFLKEAGLKIPQSELTIHDYGKHQRDKGLGDFFSGLVVGKDVGLMSEAGCPGVADPGADIVAEAHRRNIKVVPLVGPSSILLALMASGFNGQSFTFHGYLPIDKVQRAKRLKDLEGQAERFKQTQLFIETPFRNNQLLEEILRSLKPATRLCIACNLTAADEMVQTQTIAAWKKQLPDLHKKPTIFLIFCS